In the genome of Physeter macrocephalus isolate SW-GA chromosome 20, ASM283717v5, whole genome shotgun sequence, one region contains:
- the PRKG1 gene encoding cGMP-dependent protein kinase 1 isoform X3 codes for MKILKKRHIVDTRQQEHIRSEKQIMQGAHSDFIVRLYRTFKDSKYLYMLMEACLGGELWTILRDRGSFEDSTTRFYTACVVEAFAYLHSKGIIYRDLKPENLILDHRGYAKLVDFGFAKKIGFGKKTWTFCGTPEYVAPEIILNKGHDISADYWSLGILMYELLTGSPPFSGPDPMKTYNIILRGIDMIEFPKKIAKNAANLIKKLCRDNPSERLGNLKNGVKDIQKHKWFEGFNWEGLRKGTLTPPIIPSVASPTDTSNFDSFPEDNDEPPPDDNSGWDVDF; via the exons ATGAAAATTCTCAAGAAACGCCACATCGTGGATACGAGACAGCAGGAGCACATCCGCTCGGAGAAGCAGATCATGCAGGGGGCTCATTCCGATTTCATAGTGAG ATTATACAGAACATTTAAGGACAgcaaatatttgtatatgttgatgGAAGCTTGCCTAGGTGGAGAGCTCTGGACCATTCTCAGGGATCG AGGTTCATTTGAAGATTCTACAACCAGATTTTACACAGCATGTGTGGTAGAAGCTTTTGCCTATCTGCATTCCAAAGGAATCATTTACAGGGACCTCAAGCCAGAAAATCTCATCCTAGACCACCGAGGTTACGCCAAATTG GTTGATTTTGGCTTCGCAAAGAAAATAGGATTTGGAAAGAAAACATGGACTTTCTGTGGGACTCCAGAGTATGTAGCCCCAGAGATCATCCTGAACAAAGGCCATGACATTTCAGCCGACTATTGGTCACTGGGAATCCTAATGTATGAACTTCTGACTGGCAG CCCACCTTTCTCAGGCCCAGATCCTATGAAAACCTATAACATCATATTGAGGGGGATTGACATGATAGAATTTCCAAAGAAGATTGCCAAAAATGCtgctaatttaattaaaaaactatGCAG ggatAATCCATCAGAAAGATTAGGGAATTTGAAAAATGGAGTGAAAGACATTCAAAAGCACAA atggTTTGAGGGCTTTAATTGGGAAGGCTTAAGAAAAGGCACCTTGACACCGCCTATAATACCAAGT GTTGCATCACCCACAGACACAAGCAATTTTGACAGTTTCCCTGAGGACAATGACGAACCACCACCTGATGACAACTCAGGATGGGACGTAGACTTCTAA